AGAGGAAATCTTTGTCCATCATTATACATAATATATGCGTACATATTTCAATGATCACTTCATTTGTTAGAACTTAGCTCGTAATAGAGCATAATATCATAAGAGTAAGGCTATGCTGACATAATATTGTCAATCTACCCTTAAATCAGTTAtcgttaacaaaaaaaaaaaattaaatggtgAATTGGCATATGCCATATCAGAATAGTGGAATAGCGTtgtgatatataatattactcttatCATAATAAACTTTCTTTGCTAATTTCACAAAGCCGTGTGTAAGTaatattgaattttgaaaataattctaGCATGTATAAGTAGAAGCTGTTAACTCCCTTGTAACCCTTCTctcatttgaataaaaaaaagaaagaaaaaaaagagaaagaatttGAATCTGTTAACATTATGGAATCAGTTTATGATACAACCTTAAATTTCCTAAAACTGCGAAAGCAATGTCAGTTTCATGGTGGCCGTATGTCAATCCCATCAAAATGTTAATTTCGCCCATTAGATAATcataaaaaattgcaaaaaaaaatggccTTTTTGAAAGTCACTAAGAGTGGCTGGCATAAGATCCATACTACTCCCAATATTTCTCTCGTTCTCCTCTCTCTATCTTAAGAGGTAAAATCTTCGTttgagaggggagagagagggaaattGGGAGGATATAAGGGCATTCACGTTGGTTAgtcaaaatagtaaaaaaaaaataaaattattttagctaGGCTTATAGCAAAAATTAGCAAAAGAAGAGCCTCATCAGGCTAGTTATTTTGGCCAAGGAATTAGCTGCTAATTTGTTGAGCACcgtaactttaaaaaaaaaataaatacatatattctCTCTTGTTTAATACATAAGATTTTTTGCAGACACCGAATGTTTCACTTGCATCGGTGATTGgacaactaattttttttttttttttttgggtcaggTAAAtttcataagtggtctctcacaattatttgtctgaatcgTAAATTAGTCCAATAAAGATGGTGTTATTTATTAGTAACCTACATTAAAACCTATCAAGATTGTGATCGATAGATAAAAGGATAAAAGTACCGCTTGTTAAAATGTATATAAGAGACGCTatagtatttttcaaaaaaaaaaaaaaagaaaaaagaagaggaaaagagaCGTTATAGTAAAAAAGTAACAGaaaaggggttttttttttttttttttctttaaaattttttgtcaGCCCGGCAggggaaaacaaaagaaagaaaaaaggcaatAAAAGTTTTGGCACGGAGCACATTGGAGAAGTACAGAACGGATTAGAACGACGCCGTTACAATCTTCTTCTTAAACCCAGGAAGCACCAACGAAGAACTTGAAGAAGCGAAGAGCTTAAATGGCGTGCTTGCTCTCCATAAGCTTTTCCACGCCTCTCCGTACTACACCAATCCTACTCCAGGTATTTCCCTTTTAGTAGCAAGCCTCTCATTCAAACCcttaagtttttattaaaatgttCCTCTCCAAAcccctgtttggttgctgagaaaaatgTCAGAAAACTATTCAATGTCTAGGAGACAAGGACACGAAAAGATCCACAtacaccccccaaaaaaaaagatagagtGGAACTCCACCCAAGCGACCTAATTACAGCTACTGTAATTTACTTAGTtggcttccttttttttttttttttttttaatatatatatatatatatatatatatatatatatatatatatatcccttttTAGAAGCATACTCTCTGAGAAAATATAGAAGATGGAGACATGGGAAATGAGAAAAAAGCCatttaattaaatcttaaataTGAAGGGCACTTAGTCTTGGACAAGTATATTTGTCATTGCTTACCCTTAACAGCAAATACAACGAGGCTGATAATTGAACCATGAGCATGATAAATCAAAAGAATTAAGCTTCATAGTCCCCCTGACCCAGACTGTTTCATGGgacattttgttttttaaagctGGTGGTGGATTACAAACTTTTGGACCTTTACTGGATCACAGAAAAACCTGAGTTTTGTGTTATTACTAATTAATGGTAGGGGAACTATCTAGAAATATTTATGCTTTGTCAATCAGATCTTGTGTGCAACAGTTAGTTGTTATTGGTCTTTGTATGTTTGAGTGCTGTTTGCTACTATGCGTAACTGATTGTGTAAAtgattctttttctatcaaacACTTGGATCACCTTCTTGGCAGCCACTGGTGCTGGGTAACTAACCAGGGATTGCATCTAATTCATGACTCATTGCCTTTTGTAATGGCTTAAATCTATTgttttttccttatttaattctttaaccTTTTGTTGATGGCGGCTGACATAATGGCTTATAAAGATTGCTCAGTCACCAAAAGTTGGTTTCCTGTATCGCTAGATTGATTATTAGTCAATTATCAAAATTTGGTGTTTTGTATCACCAGTTTGATTTATCCTAAGTATGGGGTTTCCCTTTACGCTGTCGTTCAAGTTTTATCAATTAAAGTGTAGAACCATGTCCTAACAGTTCTCAATTTTCAAAAAGTTCTGCTTAATATTGTTGCTTACACATATGCTTTGCTTGATGTTTTATTAATGGCACAATGTGTGTCTGGTATTTTATGCTGATTGTTGGGATTTGTATCCAGGAGGTACATCTGAGAAAATTATCTCTAAATAGACTCTTAAGCCAAGCAAATGCCAGAACAGGTTTTCTTTCTCTATCCCCTTGCTCATGTATTGTTTATGCAACCTGTTTGCATTATTTAACGCGCACATGATCGCGActtgcttttgatttttatccTGGCTGAACTGTAGTCCAGCACTCACCTTTGTTCTTGGAAACTGTATacatttgaaagaaaaagaggattATCATTAGTTTTTACTTTAAAATTCAGCTACCCTATGAGTGAATTAGCTCATGGTTTACCACTTCAAATCATAAAAAGCTTGAACCCAGGCATTTTGGTGGAGGCATAAAGGTTTTATCTTCATGCTTTTACTTGCTGATTCTGTCACCGTGGAAGTAAGTTTAACTCTCAGAATTTACAATAGTAATTTACCAAAGTTGATACTGTGAGTGAACCGTACTTTACTTAAAAGTATTAGGTTGCTGTATAACTTGGATTTTAACTGTAATCATCTTCTTGTTTGAATTAATTCAAATTGGCTGCTTAAAGCCAGAACCAGGCTTATCTCTCGTTGGATGTACCCAACCTAAACCCTGGTTAGGATCAATTCGTTGGTTTAGAGTTGAAAGTGTAATTTGTTTTCCTATAATCTGCatctatcttttttatttttttagtgccTTGATAGAAGCGTCCATTACTAAGACATGAACATGGAAAATTTGTTACACTTAATAAAATGGAAGAAGGTGAATATCTTGTGAAGATAATTTTGATATGTGCATCGATCTATTAAGCATAATAAGATCCAGCTTAGGTCAGATTAAACTGTCTAAATTTTTGGGACGTTTTCAGTTCAAGCCCCCACATCAGGGCTAGAAACTCAGGGAAGTTCCTTCTAATTAATTCAAAAGCAAGTGCTTATCTTCATTGAATGAGTTTCtgtgaagcaaaaaaaaaaagaaacttgcAATCACAATGAATAACAGATCAGAAGGGTATTGTGTTATTGGTAGGAGGACCGATATCAAGttccaaaaatagcaaaatggATTGATTGTAGAGGATTTCATGTTACATAGAACATTTGAACAACCTCGTTTGTGCTCGTCTTTTTAAGCTGATAGTGTGAATTACTTTTGCAGCACCAACGTTTCTTGCCATCTGCAATATTGCTAATAAAGGCATATTTTCAATGAACCGGATCTATCGACATCACTTTTTGACACCCACGAGAGGTCGTTCTGAAATTGATTCTTGCCCTTGGAATGTAGGTTCTTGTGCCAATTATATGGTAATAGCTGGTTATTGGGTGGGACCTGATCTTGATGATGGTTGGGGATTTGTTGAAGCTTTTATCTATCAAATTACTTGATTTTTGGCTTATTTTACTTACCTAATTACTAGATATatggatgttgaatatatatgGGTGGAACATGGGGCCATGATCCATGCCAAATTGTTTTGCTCATGGGAAGATTGTGGTCCAAGCAGAAGTAGAAACATCTCTTTATAAAACATCCAAATAGCATTAGCAAATATTTACAAACGCCGCTGATTATAGGAAAAGGAGGTGTTAGGATACTTGGTGGCCCGATCTTTTGTAAAGAGTAGGAGCAAAGCTTCAAGGACAAAGAATCTTTACCGAGTTCCCTTGTTCTTTGAGTTTTTGGGAAAGACTTTCATCTTATTATATTGAAAAACAGTACACATATATGTTCTCCTTAAATTACTATGCATTccattgtcaatgtctctctcCCCTCCCAAAACTATTAATTGAGTCAATATATTCCCAtactataaaaaattgtcaataatGTCCCCAAggccaataaaaagacaagaatgactttaaaaaaaattcagtaagataaaaatacccttataaatttgatataaaaaaaaaaaaaaaaaaaaacaaaaaaatatttaaataaaaaagaggttTCAAGAGTTGGTTGACGAATCACCTCCAAATGGCCAGGAGGTGGTTCATCTACCCctcctatatatattttaataaatggaTGGCCGAACAACTTCCAAATGACTAGGAAGTGATTTGACTACTCATAGATGTGGCTGAAGGAGATGCATGAACCACCCCTAGATGTGGTAgaaaggggtggccgaaccaccccatatttgggggtggttcggccaccccttcatttttgaaaaataaaaaaataaaaattttgagggGTTGGCCAAACCACCCTTGGAAACCTCCTATTTTTTAGTTtgtctgttttttattttttatttttattttatttttattcttaaaaataaaaataaaaattatgaatgGTAATTTTGTTATTGGGGGATTTTGACTATTTTTGATAGCTTGGAAATGGGTGACATCGACAATGTGgtgataatttgagaagataTGTTATATTTGAGAAGCTAGATATGAAGTTTTGACATAGCTTGTTATGTCTGTTTCCTTGGAAGTTTTGAACTGCTTGTAATTTAAAGTAATGACGCCGGTTTAAGTTTAAGCTATTTGAAATTAAGTGGGTTTACGTGAGTTCACTTGAAATCAAGAACCATTTTTTGAATGATCGATTGAGTTAATTGTTTGATGCCCCCTGCACATTAGTTATTTGAATGATTtaacttaaaataatatgtttattaatggataaaacaaaaaaaataaaattgattatgCTGCAATTCCAGaataaccatttttttcttttccaaattttttaaactttcgACACTTACATGCGCCAGGAATAACGGAAGCGTTTATAAAACATGcagacatttttttatttattaatttttttaatctttttttttttttttttttttttaatttttgtagtgGAAATTTAACTGAACTGGTTTTCAATCTTATATTTTCGTTTACAATTAATGATCGAGCTCCCCATATAGATTGTGAGTGTCCTTCACTGTTGCCGAAGAGCCGGCCAGTTTGCAGTGACAGACAAGAAATGTACGTACGTAGTGTCAAGTGTGAGAATGTTATTGAGCTCGATACCGCAAATCCATGGTCGGAGTTCATGGAAGCAGTATTCAGTCACGGAAACCGTCATATATATTAGCAgtagtatgtatatatatatattgttgtacgTAGTCCCAGGTTGTTTGATGTTTTCGAAATTAATTCTATCAAGAAAACCCATCACATAGTACGTACTACTGCATTGGTATAATTAGTCCTAAATTTTGAACTTTTCAACAATATTGTCGTCCTTGTTAATGGACATGCATCATCAAATTAACAATGCTGACTTTGTTTGAGGTTTCCAAAATTATTCTATGCAGAAAATCACCACGTAGTACTGCAATGTCTTAGTCGGTTGTTAggttttttctgcttttgaatCAATTAATCaactatataaaatatatagtcTACTAACATGCACATCATGctccctctccctcttcctctccctGATTCGAATGATCAACAAGcacaaaacacagaaaaataaTAGATATACTCTTTGGAGGAGGGAGCCGTAACTTTtaatggctacttcgagagagctgTAATCTTCATTGCACAGTAAACtgtattataccaaataataatCATCATGCATCGATCATTCTTCATTAATAATCCATCTTTAAATAGATGAGCAATACTAACTAGCAATTAAAATATGACTCTTAAACTCTTTAACTGACCGACTAAGAATAAGACTGACTCTATTAACTCTAGATTAGAACGTACTCTAAggatctgtttgggtttgcgatttcaaaaagtgcgatttaaaaaaaaaatgatgtatgatggagtttactaatattttcggtgaaaacgaaaatagaaaaaacgtcaaaaataatattggagcaGCACTGCTTAATTAGGAGTTTACCTGTTCGCAGACAacggaagtacaaaaggaaagacttgatcaTCAAGCcaagagtttattttattttatttccttattagaattaagactttatttcatttacttattaggactagatttactttatttatttcttttccttattagaattagatttacttttactactagaataacgtttacttttattttgtaatattttcagttttaggaataggtttacttttactattagGATTATGATTACTTTCTCTAAAAGTAtttatcttctataaataggcttgcttgcTATGTAAAAGactcaattgaattgttataaaatcagagaattttctctcaaatactctgtggagttttatctttcttttagcctgcgagcttgttttatctttttgggtaaaagacgaagacgcttctccttgcagtATTAAAGATACTGCtcttgattagttaccttagtcttccgctacgtcaattggtatcaaagcaggtttTATTCTGATCATAGCCAATCAGCGCAAAGGTTACTAACTTCTCCAACAACGCCGCTTGTATGGGAGGGACTCTTTTGAGAGCCAAATTCATAGGGTATCCGAGCCGGTGTTATCCGGATTCGATGGACAACTTATACTATAGTAACAACTTCTATAACGACGCTGTTCGTGACAGGGAGGTTGTTTCGAGAGCCGAATTCCAAGAATTTCGGCAGGTGATACGACAAGAGATGCGACAGATGCGAGAGATGATGAAGCGCATGTACATGGGTTCTATTTGTAATCGTAGGGAAAATCTTGTCCATAATGATGATGGGATCCGAGTGAAGCCTACTTGCCACCAACGACTTGCACTCACAAACCGAGCACCGGTCTATGAAGATCTTAGTGACGATAATGTAAGTTGTGTTCAACCTGTTTCTAACCATATTTATGAATCTCCAAATATGAAACTCATATATGAAGAGAATGTTACTTACAGTGAAAAAGTGGAGTTGTTGTTAGAGAAACAATATGTGCAACCACAACCATTGGTTTCAACTATTGTACAAGTGGAAGAATATCCACCACAAGTGTAGCTCATCACGATTACCACAGAAATAAACAACAATGGTGATTCCTTTGAAGAGAACCATAAATTTGAAGATGAcatcaaaggaaaaatatttggagaaatttttatggaaggagaCGAAAAGGAAAAGTCGTATCTTAGCGCTATCTACATAGATTTATCCAAGTATCTTTCTCCAGAAGAGCCACACGCTATCTATGTAGATTTCTCCAAGTATCTGTCATCGGAAGAGCCTTGCATGACATATCGCAAAGAAAATTTGAGGacaacattttttcaaatgGGGGTGTCTGATGTACGAcggaatttactaatattttcggtgaaaacgaaaaatagaaaaaacgtaaaaaataatattggagcaGCACCGCTTAATTAGAAGTTTACCTGTTCGCAGACAatagaagtacaaaaggaaagacttgatcgttAAGCcaagagtttattttattttatttccttattagaattaagactttatttcctttacttattaggactagatttactttatttatttattttccttcttaggattagatttacttttactactagaataaggtttacttttattttgtaatattttcctttttaggaATAGGTTTACTCTTACTATTAGGATTAagattactttctctacaagtatttttcttatataaatTGGCTTACTTGCTATGTAAAATactcaattgaattgttataaaatcagagatttctctctcaaatattctatgaagttttatctttcttttagtctgcgtgcttgttttatctttttgggtagaAGACAGAGatgcttctccttgcagaatcaaagacgttgctctttgattagttaccttagtttTCCACTACGTcaaaaaatgtgcgatttgaaaaaatattttttaaaaactcagttaaacgtttggcaaaatcgcaatttgacctttaaaatcctaggttaatctttaaaattatgtgttttcaaaaaaacacacaattgtttgcaatttgaaagaacagttttctacgttttcaaatcgcaattttttaaaaactcaattcccaaatgattcatttttgcgatttggtttaaaatcgcactttttgtctataaaatcgCAATCCAAAATGCACCCCAACTCTACTAAGAAAAATCGGAATCAAACTCCTTCTTGGATTCTAATacaaatactaaataatatatGATCACGTGTCTCTCTTACTCACACacattttgagacaatttctcttcttttatgtAGGTAATTAAACGTACATAATTATAAGTGTGGGAGGCTCTTCCAGCATACCTTTTGTATTAAACGCGCCTTTGATCAGTTAATCTTttggaaagaagagaaaaagagagatcaTGCAGGGCAAGAATATATATACAGATGATAGTTGAGAAGTGGTCCCAAGAGCTTAGAGAAATCCTAGGCTGCATGTTGAAACCCTAACTCGATCTGAGCACATTACAATAAACTTTTATGGGGAAATTACCCTAATCCATATATTTGCATAGGGTGAACTATAAATTAAAGCATGCCAGAGATTGTATTGATGTTCACGATACATCATGTTATGTGTAAAGCCACTTGAACGAATATTGTGGTCCCTGCTTCTAGGGTTACCCAAATCCTAAACCTAGTTGTAATGTGCAATGTCTACCCTACTTTGACTAATACACTTAATTAGTTTATAGTATTTGATTATTATATTAACCTCCTTGATAATATTGCAGTAAATCGATCTCCTAGCTATAGGGAAGTTTATTCAGACAAATCCAGTACTGGAATAATTAGTTAGCCATGAGATCAGGAGATGATCAGGACTATTAATGTTATAATTAGGTCTTTGAACTGAAATCTTCACTTCTCATTCTCTTCTGCCTTCTCTTTTGGTGATGGAGAAGCTAGTCCATGCATGCATTTTATACATGATCGACCTGGAACTCTAATAAACACTGGCATGAACAAGGTCTTAATTATCATTCTGGAGGAAATGCTCAAGAGTTGCGGAAACTAGAAGTGAGAGTATAATTAATTACTTGAGAAATTATACTAAAAGAAcctaaagaaagaaacaaaggaaaaggaaaagaaatgatatACATCTTACAGTTgagaaggatatatatatatatatatatatataggttttgtACTGCCTTGATCCCAAatcaaaaacagaaagaaattaaagaaaaaggaatgtgATAAATCAAACAGATTACAGTTTTTGCTCCGCCTTTAATTGATCccaaatgtatatatacatacgaTTAATTAACCATATCTCATTTGCCAATGTTCTTCCTTAAATGTTCCTCAGTCTTGATAAAAAGTGAGAGAAGTACTAGTGCTCAATCTTATGATAGAGATGCTGACAATTCCTCTTTATAATTAAGCTTGCTATTAGTAAGCCAAACTACAAATATTGGTGATCGATCCATCTTCTACAAGTTATGATTACTATCATAACACCAATTAAGATCTGTCATATATAAACTGCAAAGTGCAAGAAAAACGACATATATTGTCTTCTACAGAAGTTCCTGTCTTCCTtcaccaaaagagaaaaaaaagaaaaaagaaaaaagagaaagtgcgagaaataaagaaaatgaaacgtTAAGTGTTGCAGAAAGATGCAAATTTACCTCAGAAAGATACAAATCTTTCTCAGTTGATTACATCCACATGCCTCCGGCCAGTACTGATCTTATTCATCGATATATCATCATAATCATCATGacgatatatgtatatatatatatatagttcaagaTGGTTCTGCTTGAGAGTTGGCACCCTTCTCAAAAACTCTATAGTTTGATTCTTCATGATTGTCTTGAGTAGAGTTGCCTTTGTTTTGGTTAGCTTTCTGCCTTTCAGCCTCCCTATATTTATATAAGTAGCGTACAATAGCCTCAGAATAGTTATCGAACCCTAGAGTACTCAGAGCCCAACAGATATCATCCCCGTTGACAGTCTTGCGATTCTCCTTGTGACACTTGTCAGATGCCTCAGCTGTCACAAAACTTATGAACTCGGTTGCACATTCTT
Above is a genomic segment from Alnus glutinosa chromosome 12, dhAlnGlut1.1, whole genome shotgun sequence containing:
- the LOC133852735 gene encoding uncharacterized protein LOC133852735 — its product is MACLLSISFSTPLRTTPILLQEVHLRKLSLNRLLSQANARTAPTFLAICNIANKGIFSMNRIYRHHFLTPTRGRSEIDSCPWNVGSCANYMVIAGYWVGPDLDDGWGFVEAFIYQIT
- the LOC133852649 gene encoding nuclear transcription factor Y subunit B-4, which encodes MDDDQQESMLPIANVGRIMKQVLPQTAKISKEGKQTMQECATEFISFVTAEASDKCHKENRKTVNGDDICWALSTLGFDNYSEAIVRYLYKYREAERQKANQNKGNSTQDNHEESNYRVFEKGANSQAEPS